From the Candidatus Liberibacter asiaticus genome, the window CACGGAGTTGTTTATTGGAGGGTATTCCATGGCATATAACATGGTTGATGGATGTACAGCATGATTTTTTATAACCACGATAATTAAGAGTAGCAGGGATTGCGTTATTTTCCATTCCAAATTTGAGAACAAAATCATCGATTTCTTCAGTTGTCGTCCCTGGTTTTATTATGGGCGTCAAGGAATCCAAACAACGGGCTACTACGTTGCATGCGCTACGTATATTTTCAAGTTCTTCTGGAGTATATATATTGATGGATCCTGATTCTCTAGATGAAGAAGAAAGCATGGCGTCTGTTATCCGTTTATGAAAAGATTAGACAAATTGTTCTATATAAAGCTGGGGGACATCATATATTGTTACTTTTTTGATACCTTTTGTCTCAAATAAATATATACTCTGCCGATTAAAAAATATCAAGATCATATTTTTTTATTAGTAGACCAATTGATTGGTGGAGGGCGCTCCTCATTGAATTTTTAAAGGATCAAGACGATTTGCATAAGCATGTTGAGGCGAATTATCATAAAAATATCTTTAGAATCAATATGATATGGCTTTATTTCTTAAGATATCACCGAGAAATCGACGCTGTTAGAGCATATCATTTGATATTATGGTCAACGTCATTCTTAAAATTATGTGATATAAAAAATCCAATTGAAGTATTTTCTTAATTTAATCCAACGTAGTTGTACATTCGTGATATATTGTGAGTGTCATTGGATTACACATTTATAATGGGCTTTATAGCATACGAGAGAGGATTATTCTCCCCATGGTAAGGGGGCGCGTATTTTTTAGCGAATAAGGAGTTCTACTACTTTTCTGTGTAAATATTTCTACAAGCAATTAATCTGATGGCTTTTTGCAAGGTAAGAAGAAATATGGTATATGTGTTCTATTATCAGACAGTACAACACCAAATAATTTGAAGAAATTTTCTCTATAACTAGTGGTTATGTTCACATAGATCTTCAGTTCCTTTAAAATATTCTGTGTTGGTATCATGGAAGGATCAAAGGTTAATCGAATGGCAGGTGTTTTAAAAGTTGGTGTTGCAGGACTTGGAACAGTAGGGTCTGCCTTAATTCGGAGTATTCAAAAACGAGAAGGAAGATTTAAAGATCTCGATCAGCATTCATTTGTTGTTTCTGCTATTAGTGCTCGTGATAAAAATATTGATAGGGGTATTGATTGTCTCAGATATGAATGGTTCGACGACCCTTTAATCATGGCTGGTGAAGCAGATATTGACGTCTTTGTAGAGCTTATTGGTGGCGAAGACTATCCTGCTTATGATGCTGTGCGTATTGCTTTAATGCGAGGATGCCATGTAGTGACTGCAAATAAGGCTTTGATAGCGAGTCATGGGAAGGATTTAGCTCTGTTGGCGCAAAAAAATAATGCCATTCTAAATTTTGAAGCTGCTGTAGCTGGAGGTATTCCTATCATTAGGATTTTGAAGAATTATGTGGAATATGATGAAATTAATCGTGTTTATGGAATTATAAATGGGACGTGTAATTATATTCTTTCGCATATGAATAATTTGGGATTATCTTTTCAAGATTGCTTAGAAGAAGCTAGAAGGCAAGGTTATGCTGAAGGTGATGCGACATTTGATATCAATGGAGTGGATTCTTCACATAAAATTGCCATTCTCTCCGCGATAGCTTTTGGTATCGATACATCTGTTGAGGGAGTGTATTGCGAAGGTATTTCTAATATTACTCTTGAAGATATTAGGGGTGCAGCGGATTTTGGTTATTGTATTAAATTCTTAGCGATGGCTCGGCGTAAAGGTAAGGGAATCATCCGGTATGTATATCCCGTTTTATTAAAATATGATTCTGTTATGGCATTAGTAGATGGTATAACGAATGCGGTGGTTATTGAAACAAACGGATTAGGGAAATTAACGATGACTGGTCCTGGTGCTGGCGGAAGTGCAACGGCTTCTGCTGTATTAGGAGATATTTGTAGTATTGCTAAAACTAATACCCAAAAGTCGGTGTCTTGGGCTTTGGGAAAGGAAAGTTCTTCTTTTAGTGTTATTCACTGTGATGGTGTATATGAAGAAGAAAAAGAATATTTTATTCGACTAACAATACGCAATTTTGAGGGAATTTTAGATAAAATTACTTCTCAAATGTCTGATTTTAATATTTCATTGCGGTTATTTTCATGCCCACATCAAGAAGAAAATTCTCAAGAATTTTCTGTTTTTATGATAACACATAAGGTGTCGGGTAAATTAATTCGTGATGCCATCGAATGCTTTAATGGGAAAAGTGATGCTATCAGATATTCTTGCGTGATTTGTATTGAGAATTTTGAATCAATATAAGATATCAGCAAAGATCATATAGGATTTTTCTCGCAGTTATAGGAAATAATCATGAATGATCAAGCTTTTTTAGGGGTAGAGTGTTCTATTTCTGGCTTTCGATGGGTATCTTTATTGGGACAAGAAGGAATTAATCGTGCCCTTGCCATTACTCAAAAACATGCAATTCCTGATATCGTTGCTCGTGTTTTAGTGAACCGGAATGTTTCCATTGATTATGCTAAAGATTTTTTAAATCCGTCTATTCGCTTGCTCATGCCTGATCCCTTAATTCTAACTGATTGTGATAAAGCAGCACGTCGGATAGTTCAGGCGATTTATAATTCTGAAAAAATAATGATCTTTGGTGACTACGATGTAGATGGTGCTGCTTCAGTAGCTCTAATGATGCGATTTTTATCACATTGTAGCGTTAATGCTAATATGTATATACCAGATCGTATTGTAGATGGATATGGACCTAATCCTAGTCTCATGGAAAAATTCATAAATGAAGGAGCACAGCTGATTATTACAGTAGATTGTGGATCTACCAGCTATGATGCTTTGCAATATGCTACTAATCAAGGGATTGATGTGATTGTTATTGATCATCATCAAGTAAAAAGTGAAGAAATTCCTGCTTATGCATTAGTCAATCCAAACCGTTTAGACGATTTATCTGGACAAGGTCATTTGTGCGCAGCTGGCGTTGTTTTTCTTGTTTTAGTTTTGATTTATCGTATTTTACGGCAAGATAATAAAGTTCCACTAAATTTTGATTTATTGTCTTTATTAGATCTTGTAGCTCTTGCCACTGTATGTGACGTTGTTCCTTTAATTGGGTTAAATAGAGCCTATGTCGTCAAAGGATTGATGGTTGCTCGTAGGCAAGGAAATCCAGGATTAAAGGCGTTAATTGAACGCGTTAATATTTCTTCTCCCATAACAGCCGAGAATTTAGGATATATGATAGGACCATCTATTAATGCAGGAGGGCGTATAGGAGAATCTAACCTTGGAAGTCGTTTGTTGATTTCAGATGATTCACAAGAACTTGAAATGCTTGCGATGAAATTGGATGTTCTCAATCAGAATCGTCGTTTGATGGAATCTGCAATGTTGGAACAAGCAGAGGCAAAAGTTTTAACACAGTGTGATGATATTCAACAAGCTTCTGTTATTGTAGTAGAAGGAGATAGATGGCATCCTGGTATTGTGGGGTTGTTGGCTGCACGTTTGAAAGAAAAGTTTGGTCGACCATCTTTCGCAATTTCTTTTGAGGAAGATGGAAAAGGCATTGGTTCAGGACGCTCTATTGAGGGTTTTGATATTGGAAAAATGGTGTCGTTTGCAGTAGAAGAAGGGATTCTGGTAAAAGGTGGGGGACACGCTATGGCAGCTGGTTTGACCGTGGAACGTGTAAACTTTGGTCGTTTATGTGATTTTTTTCAAAAATTCGCACATAATATAGTTCCAGCTTTAATTACAACTCCGGTTTTCAAGATAGATGGGGTTCTTAATGCTTCTGCTGTGAATATCGCATTAATTGATATGCTTGAATCAGCAGGACCATATGGTGCGGGGAATCCAAATCCCGTTTTTGCATTTCCTAATCATAAATTACAAAGTATTCGCGTTGTTAACTTAGCTCATCTACAAATGACGTTTGAATCGCAGGATTCAGAAACTCTACAAGCAATTGCCTTTCGTGTTTACGGTACACCTCTGGGTGAATTCTTAATGCAATCTCGTGGAAAACGGATGCACGTCACAGGTCATTTGTGTGTTAACTACTGGAGAGGGAGTAAGCGTTGTCAGCTACGTGTATTAGATGCTTCCCCTGTAGAGGGTCATCATTTTGCCAAAAAGTAGTTATTATGAGATCAAAGAGTGATCATCAATGGGCCTCTATTATTGTTTATCCGATATGCTGAGGTTTTTCTGTAAAGCATCTCGCAGATTATCGCTTATTTTTTCAATAAAATCGGTAGTAGACAACCAATCTTGTTCAGGGCCAATAAGTAATGCTAAATCTTTCGTCATAAAGCCGTCTTCGACTGTTTTAATGCATACACGCTCTAAGTTTTCAGCAAATTTTTTCAATTCAGCATTTTCGTCTAATTTAGCTCGATGCAACAAGCCACGCGTCCAAGCAAAAATAGAAGCAATTGAATTAGTAGACGTTTCCTTGCCTTGTTGATGTTGACGATAATGCCTTGTTACCGTTCCGTGTGCTGCTTCAGTTTCCATCGTTTTTCCATCGGCGGTGATGAGAACTGAGGTCATTAAGCCAAGAGATCCAAACCCTTGTGCTACTATATCTGATTGCACATCACCATCATAATTTTTACAAGCCCAAATATAACCTCCAGACCACTTGATGGACGAAGCTACCATATCATCAATCAGACGATGTGTATATGTAATTCCAAGTTCATCAAATTGATTTTTAAACTCAGCTTCAAAGATTTCATTGAAAATATTTTTAAACCGTCCATCATAAGATTTGAGAATGGTATCTTTTGTGGAGAGATACAGGGGGAGTTGACGTGCTAACGCGTATTGCATTGCAGCACGCGCAAAGTTGCGTATAGAATCGTCTAGATTATACATTGCCATAGCGATGCCACTTCCAGGCGAATCAAAAACCTCTTTTTCAATGGTTTGACCATCGTCACCAACAAATTTTAGAATCAATTTCCCTTTGCTAGGAAATTGAAAATCTGTTGCGCGATATTGATCTCCAAAAGCATGTCGTCCAATGATAATCGGCTTCTTCCATCCAGGAATGAGTCGAGGGACATTGCTACAAATAATTGGTTCTCGGAAAATGATACCCCCAAGAATGTTGCGGATAGTACCATTTGGTGATTTCCACATTTTCTTTAGATTAAACTCTTTGACACGTGCCTGATCTGCAGTGATAGTCGCGCATTTAATCCCAACACCACAATTTTTTATAGCATGAGCTGCATCAATGGTTACTTGATCATCTGTCAAATCTCTATTTTGAATAGAAAGATCAAAGTATTCAATCTTAATATCAAGATAAGGGTGTATAAGGTTTTCTTGGATCAATTGCCATATGATCCTTGTCATCTCATCACCATCTAAACTGACAACGGGTTTGGTAACTTTTATTTTTTTCACGAAAATTTTCCTATAGGGAAGATATCAAATATTTTAGACTATGTTCCGCAATATAACATTGAATACAGATAAAAGAAAGTAAAGGATGATATTTTTCAAGTGATAAATAACGGTTCTCTCTCATCAAACATATAAAATATCAGTGTCTTCTATTGTAGATAGTTTTTTACATGATTCTTATAGATCGCAGTTATCATCAATTTTGCAATTATTGTGGCATGCAAATTGTTACAATCGTTCCTTTTCCTTCTTGAGAAATAATTTTCAATCGCCCACCGTGTAGATTCGTTAAGGCATCAGATATAGCGAGTCCAAGTCCAAATCCTCCAATGCTTTGATCATATTGATTGTGTAATGGTTCAAAGGGTTGCCCAATTTTTTCTAAAGCGGATTTAGGAATACCAATGCCTGTATCAGCAATGGTTATGATCACACATTGACCTATTTTAGAGGTTCTAATCATCATTTTGCCATTATTGTTGGTGAATTTGATTGAATTAGAGAGAATAGGAAATAAAATTTTCTTTATGATTCGTTTATCAGCATTAAAAAATAGTTCTGAAGGTATTTTTTTTTCGATTTTGATATTTTTACTCTGCGCTGAAGAGCCAATCAATCGAATTCCTTCATTAATGATTGGTATTAAATCAGCATTTTGCTTATCTATCGAAATCTTCTCTGTTTCTATTTTAGACATTTCCAGAATATTGTTGATCATATTCAGCAGGTGTTGTCCGCTATAATGAATATCTTGGGCATATTCATAGTATTTAACCGATCCTAATTCTCCAAATATTTCTTTTTTGATAACTTCGGAAAAACCGAGGATGGCATTAAGAGGAGTTCGTAATTCATGAGACATTTTAGCGAGAAATTCTGATTTAGTTTTATTCGCTGTTTCAGCCCGTTCTTTTTCAACTTGATATTTAGCATTAGCAATTGAAAGTTCTGTTTTTTGACGTTCTAATATTTGACGTGACGTGGAAAGATCATTAATGGTCGCCTTGAGGCGACGCTTAGATTCTCGTAATTGCGCTTGATTATGTTTAAGGAGTGTGATGTCCGTTCCGACGGAAATAGTGCCCCCGTCGTGTGTGCACCATTCATTAATTTGGAGCCATCTTGAATCCGCAAGTTTGATCTCTTTACTCATATCCTGTGAACGTTCGGGATCGGAAGTGCGATATTCAATGATGGGACGAGTTTGGGCATCTTGAATAATTGAACGAGCATTTCCTGGTACAAGAACGTGATCAGGTAATCCATAAGCTTTTTGATAATTCGCATTACACATGACGAGTCGGTCATTTTTATCCCATAAAACCAAGGCTTCGGAAGTACACTCTATTGCTTTTGATAATCGCTGATCTGCTTCTGCATAGCGTTTTTCTAGGTGATATTTCTCTGTCAGGTCCATTGCTATGCCAATGATATTCATGCCTCCTGATATTGTTCGCATCATCTGAGCACGTACTTGTATCCAAATATCTGCT encodes:
- a CDS encoding homoserine dehydrogenase, which gives rise to MAGVLKVGVAGLGTVGSALIRSIQKREGRFKDLDQHSFVVSAISARDKNIDRGIDCLRYEWFDDPLIMAGEADIDVFVELIGGEDYPAYDAVRIALMRGCHVVTANKALIASHGKDLALLAQKNNAILNFEAAVAGGIPIIRILKNYVEYDEINRVYGIINGTCNYILSHMNNLGLSFQDCLEEARRQGYAEGDATFDINGVDSSHKIAILSAIAFGIDTSVEGVYCEGISNITLEDIRGAADFGYCIKFLAMARRKGKGIIRYVYPVLLKYDSVMALVDGITNAVVIETNGLGKLTMTGPGAGGSATASAVLGDICSIAKTNTQKSVSWALGKESSSFSVIHCDGVYEEEKEYFIRLTIRNFEGILDKITSQMSDFNISLRLFSCPHQEENSQEFSVFMITHKVSGKLIRDAIECFNGKSDAIRYSCVICIENFESI
- the recJ gene encoding single-stranded-DNA-specific exonuclease RecJ; translation: MNDQAFLGVECSISGFRWVSLLGQEGINRALAITQKHAIPDIVARVLVNRNVSIDYAKDFLNPSIRLLMPDPLILTDCDKAARRIVQAIYNSEKIMIFGDYDVDGAASVALMMRFLSHCSVNANMYIPDRIVDGYGPNPSLMEKFINEGAQLIITVDCGSTSYDALQYATNQGIDVIVIDHHQVKSEEIPAYALVNPNRLDDLSGQGHLCAAGVVFLVLVLIYRILRQDNKVPLNFDLLSLLDLVALATVCDVVPLIGLNRAYVVKGLMVARRQGNPGLKALIERVNISSPITAENLGYMIGPSINAGGRIGESNLGSRLLISDDSQELEMLAMKLDVLNQNRRLMESAMLEQAEAKVLTQCDDIQQASVIVVEGDRWHPGIVGLLAARLKEKFGRPSFAISFEEDGKGIGSGRSIEGFDIGKMVSFAVEEGILVKGGGHAMAAGLTVERVNFGRLCDFFQKFAHNIVPALITTPVFKIDGVLNASAVNIALIDMLESAGPYGAGNPNPVFAFPNHKLQSIRVVNLAHLQMTFESQDSETLQAIAFRVYGTPLGEFLMQSRGKRMHVTGHLCVNYWRGSKRCQLRVLDASPVEGHHFAKK
- a CDS encoding NADP-dependent isocitrate dehydrogenase translates to MKKIKVTKPVVSLDGDEMTRIIWQLIQENLIHPYLDIKIEYFDLSIQNRDLTDDQVTIDAAHAIKNCGVGIKCATITADQARVKEFNLKKMWKSPNGTIRNILGGIIFREPIICSNVPRLIPGWKKPIIIGRHAFGDQYRATDFQFPSKGKLILKFVGDDGQTIEKEVFDSPGSGIAMAMYNLDDSIRNFARAAMQYALARQLPLYLSTKDTILKSYDGRFKNIFNEIFEAEFKNQFDELGITYTHRLIDDMVASSIKWSGGYIWACKNYDGDVQSDIVAQGFGSLGLMTSVLITADGKTMETEAAHGTVTRHYRQHQQGKETSTNSIASIFAWTRGLLHRAKLDENAELKKFAENLERVCIKTVEDGFMTKDLALLIGPEQDWLSTTDFIEKISDNLRDALQKNLSISDKQ
- a CDS encoding sensor histidine kinase, which produces MENMQNILANYGLYYPGNRQKITVSSKQAFKRAYTSIISHLFSFFSSFNQTIPMISMVFLVFIATSSIIKVTTRYAQQEKMTNQTSLMLTEAIEIIFQNNNIKFDLASQKKAESMLGQLLAKTRFLSESFILLAQPNELVFASSTKNSHYIGKKIGEIIPELSRSRSRSKTVQMSEASLDQQPYHVLSVNLPHNSGSILIINSRVPLLRLWREEVTLEVVFFSIISALLLFILFSYYRQAKKNKENDTILLEANICVETALSRGRCGLWNFNFDNKKFHLSRSMYEIMGIPYENKTLSFRAIARLIHYDNKKICEIARSVTGKHVKQLDQIFHMRHASGADIWIQVRAQMMRTISGGMNIIGIAMDLTEKYHLEKRYAEADQRLSKAIECTSEALVLWDKNDRLVMCNANYQKAYGLPDHVLVPGNARSIIQDAQTRPIIEYRTSDPERSQDMSKEIKLADSRWLQINEWCTHDGGTISVGTDITLLKHNQAQLRESKRRLKATINDLSTSRQILERQKTELSIANAKYQVEKERAETANKTKSEFLAKMSHELRTPLNAILGFSEVIKKEIFGELGSVKYYEYAQDIHYSGQHLLNMINNILEMSKIETEKISIDKQNADLIPIINEGIRLIGSSAQSKNIKIEKKIPSELFFNADKRIIKKILFPILSNSIKFTNNNGKMMIRTSKIGQCVIITIADTGIGIPKSALEKIGQPFEPLHNQYDQSIGGFGLGLAISDALTNLHGGRLKIISQEGKGTIVTICMPQ